A window from Primulina eburnea isolate SZY01 chromosome 2, ASM2296580v1, whole genome shotgun sequence encodes these proteins:
- the LOC140819730 gene encoding U-box domain-containing protein 62-like isoform X3, translating to MASEKISTVPPQQVRNALGSLPPPQLVFPEAFACASQPPYLRASTVGVPKTSTRELTSNFVDHHQPHYFHTPSLQAAGFRHQWNANCRDSGGNASVDDDYDGDEEAEENNVENIVTVAKISDGNQEERFSANFSSQKNKDISAAVEIKKGNVGQSGKENNNESGMRNAGGGMYYQTYLNQADGPSSSSGHKDTVGMENGCTFSGRKDNLGLTESGESLRGILSDPLTGKLMDDAMILPCGHSFGSGGIEQIIRTKACCTCSQPVSENSIAPNLSLRLAVQAFQREEELQVIHPSKRRKERHDMDKGTYGDSVLADNLRGRGVQFPFSVTDRVIIKGNKRTPPRFVGRVAIVTAQCLNGWYVVKTLDNAESVKLQYRSLAKVAENPLHGKTMPNWL from the exons ATGGCTTCTGAAAAAATCAGCACGGTCCCACCTCAGCAAGTTCGCAACGCACTAGGCTCACTCCCTCCACCGCAGCTTGTGTTCCCGGAAGCTTTCGCGTGTGCCTCGCAGCCTCCGTACCTCCGTGCCTCCACCGTTGGTGTCCCTAAGACCTCCACCCGTGAGCTTACTTCCAACTTCGTTGATCACCACCAGCCCCACTACTTTCATACCCCCTCACTTCAAGCCGCCGGGTTCCGCCACCAATGGAATGCTAACTGCCGGGACTCAGGTGGAAACGCTTCGGTGGACGATGACTACGACGGTGATGAAGAAGCGGAAGAAAATAACGTGGAGAATATCGTCACCGTGGCCAAAATCAGTGACGGAAACCAAGAAGAAAGGTTTAGTGCTAACTTTAGCAGTCAGAAAAACAAAGACATTTCTGCCGCCG TAGAAATCAAAAAGGGGAATGTCGGGCAGAGTGGAAAGGAAAACAATAACGAGAGTGGAATGAGAAATGCCGGAGGGGGAATGTACTACCAAACATACTTGAACCAGGCAGATGGTCCAAGTTCTTCGTCAGGACACAAAGATACTGTGGGAATGGAGAATGGATGTACATTTAGCGGGAGAAAGGATAACTTGGGTTTAACTGAATCTGGGGAGTCCTTGAGGGGAATTCTATCTGATCCTCTAAC TGGAAAACTTATGGATGATGCAATGATATTACCTTGTGGACATTCCTTTGGTAGTGGTGGTATTGAACAAATAATTAGAACG AAAGCTTGTTGCACATGTTCACAACCAGTATCAGAGAACTCAATTGCTCCAAATCTGT CTCTACGCTTAGCTGTCCAGGCATTCCAACGGGAAGAAGAGTTGCAAGTTATCCATCCATCAAAACGAAGAAAGGAACGACATGACATG GACAAGGGAACCTATGGAGATTCTGTGCTTGCAGATAACTTAAGAGGAAGAGGTGTTCAGTTTCCTTTCTCAGTGACGGACAGGGTTATTATAAAG GGTAACAAGAGAACACCTCCACGTTTTGTGGGACGTGTGGCAATTGTTACTGCACAATGCTTGAATGGCTG GTATGTAGTAAAGACGTTGGACAATGCAGAAAGTGTGAAATTGCAGTATCGCTCGCTTGCCAAAGTTGCTGAGAATCCATTGCATGGCAAGACTATGCCCAACTGGCTGTAG
- the LOC140819730 gene encoding U-box domain-containing protein 62-like isoform X4, whose product MASEKISTVPPQQVRNALGSLPPPQLVFPEAFACASQPPYLRASTVGVPKTSTRELTSNFVDHHQPHYFHTPSLQAAGFRHQWNANCRDSGGNASVDDDYDGDEEAEENNVENIVTVAKISDGNQEERFSANFSSQKNKDISAAEIKKGNVGQSGKENNNESGMRNAGGGMYYQTYLNQADGPSSSSGHKDTVGMENGCTFSGRKDNLGLTESGESLRGILSDPLTGKLMDDAMILPCGHSFGSGGIEQIIRTKACCTCSQPVSENSIAPNLSLRLAVQAFQREEELQVIHPSKRRKERHDMDKGTYGDSVLADNLRGRGVQFPFSVTDRVIIKGNKRTPPRFVGRVAIVTAQCLNGWYVVKTLDNAESVKLQYRSLAKVAENPLHGKTMPNWL is encoded by the exons ATGGCTTCTGAAAAAATCAGCACGGTCCCACCTCAGCAAGTTCGCAACGCACTAGGCTCACTCCCTCCACCGCAGCTTGTGTTCCCGGAAGCTTTCGCGTGTGCCTCGCAGCCTCCGTACCTCCGTGCCTCCACCGTTGGTGTCCCTAAGACCTCCACCCGTGAGCTTACTTCCAACTTCGTTGATCACCACCAGCCCCACTACTTTCATACCCCCTCACTTCAAGCCGCCGGGTTCCGCCACCAATGGAATGCTAACTGCCGGGACTCAGGTGGAAACGCTTCGGTGGACGATGACTACGACGGTGATGAAGAAGCGGAAGAAAATAACGTGGAGAATATCGTCACCGTGGCCAAAATCAGTGACGGAAACCAAGAAGAAAGGTTTAGTGCTAACTTTAGCAGTCAGAAAAACAAAGACATTTCTGCCGCCG AAATCAAAAAGGGGAATGTCGGGCAGAGTGGAAAGGAAAACAATAACGAGAGTGGAATGAGAAATGCCGGAGGGGGAATGTACTACCAAACATACTTGAACCAGGCAGATGGTCCAAGTTCTTCGTCAGGACACAAAGATACTGTGGGAATGGAGAATGGATGTACATTTAGCGGGAGAAAGGATAACTTGGGTTTAACTGAATCTGGGGAGTCCTTGAGGGGAATTCTATCTGATCCTCTAAC TGGAAAACTTATGGATGATGCAATGATATTACCTTGTGGACATTCCTTTGGTAGTGGTGGTATTGAACAAATAATTAGAACG AAAGCTTGTTGCACATGTTCACAACCAGTATCAGAGAACTCAATTGCTCCAAATCTGT CTCTACGCTTAGCTGTCCAGGCATTCCAACGGGAAGAAGAGTTGCAAGTTATCCATCCATCAAAACGAAGAAAGGAACGACATGACATG GACAAGGGAACCTATGGAGATTCTGTGCTTGCAGATAACTTAAGAGGAAGAGGTGTTCAGTTTCCTTTCTCAGTGACGGACAGGGTTATTATAAAG GGTAACAAGAGAACACCTCCACGTTTTGTGGGACGTGTGGCAATTGTTACTGCACAATGCTTGAATGGCTG GTATGTAGTAAAGACGTTGGACAATGCAGAAAGTGTGAAATTGCAGTATCGCTCGCTTGCCAAAGTTGCTGAGAATCCATTGCATGGCAAGACTATGCCCAACTGGCTGTAG
- the LOC140819730 gene encoding U-box domain-containing protein 62-like isoform X2, whose translation MASEKISTVPPQQVRNALGSLPPPQLVFPEAFACASQPPYLRASTVGVPKTSTRELTSNFVDHHQPHYFHTPSLQAAGFRHQWNANCRDSGGNASVDDDYDGDEEAEENNVENIVTVAKISDGNQEERFSANFSSQKNKDISAAEIKKGNVGQSGKENNNESGMRNAGGGMYYQTYLNQADGPSSSSGHKDTVGMENGCTFSGRKDNLGLTESGESLRGILSDPLTGKLMDDAMILPCGHSFGSGGIEQIIRTKACCTCSQPVSENSIAPNLSLRLAVQAFQREEELQVIHPSKRRKERHDMVCQIDKGTYGDSVLADNLRGRGVQFPFSVTDRVIIKGNKRTPPRFVGRVAIVTAQCLNGWYVVKTLDNAESVKLQYRSLAKVAENPLHGKTMPNWL comes from the exons ATGGCTTCTGAAAAAATCAGCACGGTCCCACCTCAGCAAGTTCGCAACGCACTAGGCTCACTCCCTCCACCGCAGCTTGTGTTCCCGGAAGCTTTCGCGTGTGCCTCGCAGCCTCCGTACCTCCGTGCCTCCACCGTTGGTGTCCCTAAGACCTCCACCCGTGAGCTTACTTCCAACTTCGTTGATCACCACCAGCCCCACTACTTTCATACCCCCTCACTTCAAGCCGCCGGGTTCCGCCACCAATGGAATGCTAACTGCCGGGACTCAGGTGGAAACGCTTCGGTGGACGATGACTACGACGGTGATGAAGAAGCGGAAGAAAATAACGTGGAGAATATCGTCACCGTGGCCAAAATCAGTGACGGAAACCAAGAAGAAAGGTTTAGTGCTAACTTTAGCAGTCAGAAAAACAAAGACATTTCTGCCGCCG AAATCAAAAAGGGGAATGTCGGGCAGAGTGGAAAGGAAAACAATAACGAGAGTGGAATGAGAAATGCCGGAGGGGGAATGTACTACCAAACATACTTGAACCAGGCAGATGGTCCAAGTTCTTCGTCAGGACACAAAGATACTGTGGGAATGGAGAATGGATGTACATTTAGCGGGAGAAAGGATAACTTGGGTTTAACTGAATCTGGGGAGTCCTTGAGGGGAATTCTATCTGATCCTCTAAC TGGAAAACTTATGGATGATGCAATGATATTACCTTGTGGACATTCCTTTGGTAGTGGTGGTATTGAACAAATAATTAGAACG AAAGCTTGTTGCACATGTTCACAACCAGTATCAGAGAACTCAATTGCTCCAAATCTGT CTCTACGCTTAGCTGTCCAGGCATTCCAACGGGAAGAAGAGTTGCAAGTTATCCATCCATCAAAACGAAGAAAGGAACGACATGACATGGTTTGTCAAATT GACAAGGGAACCTATGGAGATTCTGTGCTTGCAGATAACTTAAGAGGAAGAGGTGTTCAGTTTCCTTTCTCAGTGACGGACAGGGTTATTATAAAG GGTAACAAGAGAACACCTCCACGTTTTGTGGGACGTGTGGCAATTGTTACTGCACAATGCTTGAATGGCTG GTATGTAGTAAAGACGTTGGACAATGCAGAAAGTGTGAAATTGCAGTATCGCTCGCTTGCCAAAGTTGCTGAGAATCCATTGCATGGCAAGACTATGCCCAACTGGCTGTAG
- the LOC140819730 gene encoding U-box domain-containing protein 62-like isoform X1 translates to MASEKISTVPPQQVRNALGSLPPPQLVFPEAFACASQPPYLRASTVGVPKTSTRELTSNFVDHHQPHYFHTPSLQAAGFRHQWNANCRDSGGNASVDDDYDGDEEAEENNVENIVTVAKISDGNQEERFSANFSSQKNKDISAAVEIKKGNVGQSGKENNNESGMRNAGGGMYYQTYLNQADGPSSSSGHKDTVGMENGCTFSGRKDNLGLTESGESLRGILSDPLTGKLMDDAMILPCGHSFGSGGIEQIIRTKACCTCSQPVSENSIAPNLSLRLAVQAFQREEELQVIHPSKRRKERHDMVCQIDKGTYGDSVLADNLRGRGVQFPFSVTDRVIIKGNKRTPPRFVGRVAIVTAQCLNGWYVVKTLDNAESVKLQYRSLAKVAENPLHGKTMPNWL, encoded by the exons ATGGCTTCTGAAAAAATCAGCACGGTCCCACCTCAGCAAGTTCGCAACGCACTAGGCTCACTCCCTCCACCGCAGCTTGTGTTCCCGGAAGCTTTCGCGTGTGCCTCGCAGCCTCCGTACCTCCGTGCCTCCACCGTTGGTGTCCCTAAGACCTCCACCCGTGAGCTTACTTCCAACTTCGTTGATCACCACCAGCCCCACTACTTTCATACCCCCTCACTTCAAGCCGCCGGGTTCCGCCACCAATGGAATGCTAACTGCCGGGACTCAGGTGGAAACGCTTCGGTGGACGATGACTACGACGGTGATGAAGAAGCGGAAGAAAATAACGTGGAGAATATCGTCACCGTGGCCAAAATCAGTGACGGAAACCAAGAAGAAAGGTTTAGTGCTAACTTTAGCAGTCAGAAAAACAAAGACATTTCTGCCGCCG TAGAAATCAAAAAGGGGAATGTCGGGCAGAGTGGAAAGGAAAACAATAACGAGAGTGGAATGAGAAATGCCGGAGGGGGAATGTACTACCAAACATACTTGAACCAGGCAGATGGTCCAAGTTCTTCGTCAGGACACAAAGATACTGTGGGAATGGAGAATGGATGTACATTTAGCGGGAGAAAGGATAACTTGGGTTTAACTGAATCTGGGGAGTCCTTGAGGGGAATTCTATCTGATCCTCTAAC TGGAAAACTTATGGATGATGCAATGATATTACCTTGTGGACATTCCTTTGGTAGTGGTGGTATTGAACAAATAATTAGAACG AAAGCTTGTTGCACATGTTCACAACCAGTATCAGAGAACTCAATTGCTCCAAATCTGT CTCTACGCTTAGCTGTCCAGGCATTCCAACGGGAAGAAGAGTTGCAAGTTATCCATCCATCAAAACGAAGAAAGGAACGACATGACATGGTTTGTCAAATT GACAAGGGAACCTATGGAGATTCTGTGCTTGCAGATAACTTAAGAGGAAGAGGTGTTCAGTTTCCTTTCTCAGTGACGGACAGGGTTATTATAAAG GGTAACAAGAGAACACCTCCACGTTTTGTGGGACGTGTGGCAATTGTTACTGCACAATGCTTGAATGGCTG GTATGTAGTAAAGACGTTGGACAATGCAGAAAGTGTGAAATTGCAGTATCGCTCGCTTGCCAAAGTTGCTGAGAATCCATTGCATGGCAAGACTATGCCCAACTGGCTGTAG
- the LOC140819695 gene encoding probable LRR receptor-like serine/threonine-protein kinase IRK: MRNLLVVFSLIYLSPFLVTSFSPSLNDDVLGLIVFKADVNDPDGKLSSWNEEDNTPCNWYGVKCNPRSNRVSDLVLDGCGLSGKLGRGLLRVQFLQKLSLARNNLTGMLSLSLAQFPDLRVLDLSDNGFSGLIPSDFSNQCGSLRSVSLAHNKFSGIIPESLSSCFMLASVNFSGNQFSGVLSSGLWSLPELRSLDLSDNMLEGKIPKLIGGLSNLRVLNLRNNQFTGEVPHEIGNCLLLRLIDFSENLLSGWLPSTMQNLALCNSLVLHKNGFVGEVPKWIGEMRSLETLDLSANRFSGQVTDSIVKVQSLKILNVSNNALTGNLPQSMSIFSNLLVFDVSHNYLTGNLPPWIFNLGLEQVLLSDNKLSGSIDNAIDSSTENSRKKLLILDVSQNKLSGVIPSSVGDFSSLKFLNMARNSFMGGIPADIGQLKALRVIDLSENQLNGSIPSEIGGAISLNELRLERNLLGGNIPLTIENCSSLMILSLAHNEIMGSVPASLAKLSYLQFVDFSFDKLTGTLPKQLANLVRLQSFNISENQLQGELPAGGFFNTIPPSSLSGNPSLCGAAIHKSCPTILPKPLVLNPNSTDDAPGINPQGFRHGKKILSISALIAISAAAAIVIGVVSITVLNFRVRSSTSSSAVALTFSGGNEFSHSPTGDGVSGKLVMFSGDPDFSTGTQALLNKDCELGHGGFGTVYRTILGDGRSVAIKKLTASGLVKSQEDFEREIKKLGRIRHDNLVALDGYYWTPSLQLLIYEFVSGGNLHKHLHETCAGNYLSWKERFNIILGAAKGLAHLHLKSTIHYNLKSSNILIDGSGEPKVADYGLARLLPMMDRYILSSKIQSALGYMAPEFACKTVKITEKCDVYGFGVLVLEIVTGKSPVEYMDDDVVVLCDMVRGALEEGRVEECVDSRLEGTFPMDEAIPVMKLGLICTSQVPSNRPDMEEVVNILELIRCPSESQDESF; the protein is encoded by the exons ATGAGAAATTTGCTCGTTGTTTTCTCTCTCATTTATTTATCTCCATTTTTGGTGACATCTTTTAGCCCTTCTTTAAATGACGATGTTCTGGGGTTAATTGTGTTCAAGGCTGATGTCAATGATCCTGATGGCAAACTAAGTTCTTGGAACGAAGAAGACAATACCCCTTGTAATTGGTATGGCGTAAAATGTAACCCCAGATCCAATAGAGTGTCGGACCTTGTTCTTGATGGCTGTGGGCTCTCAGGAAAGCTAGGCAGAGGCCTTCTCCGAGTGCAGTTTCTTCAAAAGCTTTCGCTTGCTAGAAACAATCTTACAGGCATGTTAAGCCTCAGCCTTGCTCAGTTTCCTGATCTCAGGGTCTTGGATTTGAGTGATAATGGCTTCTCCGGGTTGATTCCAAGTGATTTCTCTAACCAATGTGGGTCATTGCGATCAGTTTCCTTGGCTCATAACAAGTTTTCAGGCATTATTCCCGAGAGTTTGAGCTCATGTTTTATGCTTGCTTCCGTCAACTTTTCGGGTAATCAGTTTTCCGGGGTGCTGTCTTCTGGGCTCTGGTCATTGCCAGAGCTTAGGTCTCTTGATTTGTCTGATAATATGTTAGAGGGTAAAATTCCTAAGCTCATAGGAGGTTTGAGCAATTTGAGGGTATTAAACTTGCGTAATAATCAGTTTACCGGTGAAGTCCCTCATGAAATTGGGAATTGTTTGCTTCTGAGGTTAATTGATTTTAGCGAAAATTTGCTTTCTGGATGGCTTCCAAGCACAATGCAGAATCTTGCTTTGTGCAATAGTTTAGTTTTACACAAAAATGGATTCGTGGGAGAGGTGCCCAAATGGATTGGAGAAATGAGAAGCCTTGAGACCCTCGATCTTTCTGCAAATAGGTTTAGCGGTCAAGTTACCGATTCAATCGTGAAGGTTCAGTCATTGAAGATTCTAAATGTATCCAACAATGCCCTCACTGGAAATTTGCCCCAATCTATGAGCATTTTTTCAAACCTTCTGGTATTTGATGTCAGCCATAATTATTTGACTGGAAATCTTCCTCCTTGGATATTTAATCTTGGTTTGGAGCAAGTTCTCTTGTCAGATAACAAATTAAGTGGCAGCATTGACAATGCCATTGATTCTTCAACAGAAAATTCTCGTAAAAAGCTCTTGATTTTGGATGTATCCCAGAATAAGTTATCTGGTGTTATTCCATCTTCTGTTGGGGATTTTAGCAgcttaaagttcttgaatatgGCAAGGAATTCATTCATGGGCGGCATACCTGCAGATATTGGACAGTTGAAGGCCTTGAGAGTTATTGATTTGAGCGAGAATCAGTTAAATGGCAGCATTCCTTCTGAGATTGGAGGAGCCATCTCTCTTAATGAATTGAGACTGGAGAGGAATTTGTTGGGGGGAAACATTCCTTTGACTATTGAGAATTGCTCTTCACTGATGATTTT GTCTCTTGCTCATAACGAAATAATGGGATCAGTTCCTGCTTCTCTTGCCAAGCTTAGCTACCTTCAATTTGTAGATTTCTCCTTCGACAAGCTGACAGGAACACTACCAAAGCAGCTGGCAAATCTTGTTCGCTTGCAGTCGTTTAACATTTCAGAGAACCAACTACAGGGTGAACTGCCTGCTGGTGGTTTCTTCAACACCATTCCACCATCATCACTATCAGGAAATCCATCTCTTTGTGGAGCGGCAATCCATAAAAGTTGCCCTACCATCCTTCCTAAGCCGCTCGTACTCAATCCCAATTCTACGGATGATGCACCAGGTATCAACCCCCAAGGTTTTCGTCATGGGAAGAAAATTCTCAGCATTTCGGCCTTAATTGCCATTAGTGCAGCCGCTGCTATAGTCATTGGTGTAGTTTCCATAACTGTTCTGAATTTCCGTGTACGGTCTTCCACTTCTAGTTCTGCTGTAGCTCTTACATTTTCTGGTGGTAATGAATTTAGCCATTCACCAACTGGAGATGGCGTTTCTGGAAAACTTGTTATGTTTTCAGGAGACCCCGATTTTAGCACTGGGACACAAGCTCTGCTCAACAAAGACTGTGAACTTGGCCATGGGGGATTTGGCACGGTCTATCGAACTATTCTTGGAGACGGACGTTCAGTCGCCATCAAGAAACTCACTGCTTCTGGTCTTGTCAAATCCCAAGAAGATTTTGAAAGGGAAATCAAGAAGTTGGGGAGAATTCGTCATGATAACCTCGTGGCACTCGACGGTTATTACTGGACCCCATCACTACAGCTTCTTATATATGAATTCGTCTCAGGTGGAAATTTGCACAAGCATCTACATGAAACATGTGCTGGAAATTACCTCTCATGGAAAGAgagattcaatatcattctTGGTGCAGCGAAAGGCTTAGCTCATTTACACCTGAAGAGCACAATCCACTACAATTTAAAGTCGAGCAATATCTTAATTGATGGCTCCGGTGAACCTAAGGTCGCGGATTATGGCTTAGCAAGACTATTACCCATGATGGATCGATACATTTTGAGCAGCAAGATTCAGAGTGCCTTAGGCTACATGGCACCGGAGTTTGCCTGCAAAACAGTGAAAATAACCGAAAAATGTGATGTTTATGGATTCGGTGTATTGGTCTTGGAGATAGTGACCGGCAAGAGCCCTGTCGAGTACATGGATGATGATGTTGTGGTGCTATGTGATATGGTTCGAGGAGCATTAGAAGAAGGCAGAGTGGAGGAATGTGTGGACAGTAGGTTGGAGGGGACATTTCCTATGGACGAGGCGATTCCAGTGATGAAACTAGGCTTAATCTGCACGTCCCAGGTGCCATCGAACAGGCCCGACATGGAAGAAGTGGTTAACATATTGGAGCTGATTAGATGCCCTTCAGAAAGCCAGGATGAATCCTTCTAG